From the Jilunia laotingensis genome, the window TGTGAGGAATATTCCTCACATTTCCGGCCAATGCGTAAAGTCCGCACCCGTAATATCCTTTTCCTTGAGAAGTCCGCCATAAGCAGAATAATACAATGCTCTCTCCTGAGTGCCTCGCTGTACTTCGAGCAAATACTCTTCCGCTTTTGAGGGATAAGTCAATTTCGTTATATCATCTATCACCCAATCGGCATAATTACTTTCCAAATAAGCAGTATTGACAGCTTCAGGAAGCTGTTCTTCAAAAAGCTCTTGCTCTGTCATTACCC encodes:
- a CDS encoding PepSY-like domain-containing protein codes for the protein MIKFKMNILTVILLAVVFAFGSCSNADDDYLPPNSDIVTALHELYPGVKDIEWSQKGVYYVADCWVDGNELDVWFDANANWVMTEQELFEEQLPEAVNTAYLESNYADWVIDDITKLTYPSKAEEYLLEVQRGTQERALYYSAYGGLLKEKDITGADFTHWPEM